The Bacillus sp. F19 DNA segment GGATTATTGGTGACAATGTGTGGGTTGGCATGAAGCATTTTAATGTCCTGTTTGATTCACCGGCGTTTTTCTCCGTGCTGAAAAATACGATCATCATCAGTACGATGAAAATCATTTTTGTCTTTCCAATTCCCATTATTCTTTCTCTTCTCATCAACGAGGTGAGAAACATGCCTTACCGGAAATATGTTCAGTCGATTGTTTATTTGCCTCATTTCCTGTCGTGGGTTGTCATAGCAGGGATTTGGATCAGTCTGCTGAGCCCTGTAGACGGCGGAGTGAACGTAATCAGGAATTTCTTTCAGCTGCCTTCGCTTGACTACATGACAAGCAAGGATCAAATACGCTGGGTGCTCGTCTTTTCTGAAATGTGGAGAAGCGCCGGCTGGGACTCGATTATCTATTTAGCGGCGATAATGAAAATCAGTCCTTCCCTGTATGAAGCGGCACGCATGGATGGAGCATCTGGCCTGCAGCAAATGAGGTATATTACGCTGCCTGAAATGAGCAATACGATCATTACGGTCTTTATTCTGAATTTAGGTTTCTTTATGAATGCAGGCTTTGATCAGGTATTTAACTTTATGAATGATTCCGTTATCAGCGTTGTCGATATTCTGGACACATATGTATACAGAATCGGAATTCTGAACGGTCAGTATGCTTACGCTACAGCAGCGAGTCTCTTCAAAGGCGTAATTGGGGTCGTTCTTATTTTCGGCACTCATTTCCTTGCAAAACGGCTGACCGGGAAAGGGGTATGGTGAGGAATTCCTATGAAAACATTGAAACTGTCTAAAATCCTGCTTTACTCAGTCTTATTTTTAATAACGCTTACAATGATTATTCCAATTGTGAATTTGCTTGCCATGTCTCTTACAGCACCTGAGAATGCTCACAAAATGACGGGGCTTTCTCTGATTCCGAAAGGATTTTCGCTGATTAATTATCAAATTCTTCTGTCCAATCCGCTTATCGTGAAAAGTTTGTTCAATTCAATTTTCATTACTGTTTCGGGTACTTTGCTGAATCTTCTTCTTACTGCACTGGCAGCCTATGTTTTAACAAGAAAAAGGCTTGCCGGCAGAAAGTTTTTTATGGTCATCCTGATTTTGATCATGGTTTTTGAGCCGGGCTTAATACCTGAATATTTAGTTGTAAAGGATCTTGGACTGCTTGATTCCTATTTATCTCTTATTCTCTATAAAGCCATCAATGTCTATTACTTGTTTATTATGATGCGATTTTTTGAAGATGTGCCCGAAAGCATACTCGAAGCAGCGAGAATCGACGGAGCAGGTCACATGAATATATTTTTCAGAATTATGCTGCCGCTGTCAAAGCCGGCACTTGCAACGCTGGGCTTATTTTACGCCGTCTTTCATTGGAACGAATTTTTCAGAGCGTCCATTTATCTTACGGACCCGGGAAAATGGCCTCTGCAGCTTGTTCTCAGGCAATTCGTTGTTGAACGGGATAATGCTTCATTAGTCGGAGTACAGACCCTTTTAGAGTACAAAAGTGTGGCCAATCTTGATTTTGGCTCGCTGCAGGCAGGTACGATTATGCTTGCCATAGTACCCCTCTTAATCATGTATCCCTTCATTCTGAAGTTTTATGCAAAGGGTGCATTAGAGGGTGGAGTAAAGGATTAGAAAGGCAAATTCATGATATAAAGGAGAATGGCAATGAAGAAACTTTTGCTGATTATGCTTGCAGGTCTATTTGCATTTGCTGCAGGCTGCTCGGAAAAAACAGAAACGGCAGAGAAAAACGAGGATGGTTCTACTGTAATCCGCATAGTCATGAAGGATGAAAATCCGTCGAATCCTGTTTCAGCTGCTTATTTTGAAGCGCTGGAAAAAGGATTAAAGAACGATGAGAATCTGAATGTGAAATTTGAGCTTGTAGAAATGCCACAGGGAAACTATGCAGAAAAACTGAATTTGCTTCTGCTGAGCGGTGATATTCCGGACATGATTTATTTCCAGGGGGGAGATCAGCAGATTGCAGATCAAGATTTGCTGGAAGATTTAACGCCTCATATCGAAAAATCGAAGTATTTGAAGGACAGTCTTGAGCCGTGGAACGAAAAGAGACTTGAAAATTATCCGTACTTATTGTGGGTGAAGCCTCTTTCTCAGAAGACGCCAGTGATCAGAGGCGATTGGTTTGAAAAAATGAAATCGTCCAAAGTGCTAGCTGCCGATCCTACGATTGATAACTACTATAATTTCTTTAAAGAATTAAAAACGAACCCTCCAGGCGGAGCAGGAAAACCTTCGTATGCTTTTACGGCTGCTGGAGATCTCGAGGAACTGAATGCCATTTTCAACATGTCGTTTGGCATTACCTCTTCATGGCTGAACAGCGGCGGGCAATTTGAGCATTACAAAGTATCGAAACAGGAGAAGGAGAAGCTTGCATTCTATCAAAAGTTATACAAAGAAGGTCTCCTTGATCCAGGCTATATCACGAAAGAATGGGATACAAAAGAAAAAGCCTTTTATGATGGGGAGGCTGGCGTGATTGTCGGTACCGCGGGCAAAGTCATTGATATCTACAATGGGAAAATGATGCAGACTAATGGCGAAAATACCGGGGTGAAGGTATTGCCGCCTGCTAAAGGGGAAGGCCAGGGATTTGGCGCTGCAGATGTCACAAAAGAAGCAAGAGGAGTAGCGATAT contains these protein-coding regions:
- a CDS encoding ABC transporter permease subunit — its product is MMIKQKLALMRKDWVLYLMIFPALLYFAVFHIVPLIGMKLAFQDYRIIGDNVWVGMKHFNVLFDSPAFFSVLKNTIIISTMKIIFVFPIPIILSLLINEVRNMPYRKYVQSIVYLPHFLSWVVIAGIWISLLSPVDGGVNVIRNFFQLPSLDYMTSKDQIRWVLVFSEMWRSAGWDSIIYLAAIMKISPSLYEAARMDGASGLQQMRYITLPEMSNTIITVFILNLGFFMNAGFDQVFNFMNDSVISVVDILDTYVYRIGILNGQYAYATAASLFKGVIGVVLIFGTHFLAKRLTGKGVW
- a CDS encoding carbohydrate ABC transporter permease — protein: MKTLKLSKILLYSVLFLITLTMIIPIVNLLAMSLTAPENAHKMTGLSLIPKGFSLINYQILLSNPLIVKSLFNSIFITVSGTLLNLLLTALAAYVLTRKRLAGRKFFMVILILIMVFEPGLIPEYLVVKDLGLLDSYLSLILYKAINVYYLFIMMRFFEDVPESILEAARIDGAGHMNIFFRIMLPLSKPALATLGLFYAVFHWNEFFRASIYLTDPGKWPLQLVLRQFVVERDNASLVGVQTLLEYKSVANLDFGSLQAGTIMLAIVPLLIMYPFILKFYAKGALEGGVKD
- a CDS encoding extracellular solute-binding protein produces the protein MKKLLLIMLAGLFAFAAGCSEKTETAEKNEDGSTVIRIVMKDENPSNPVSAAYFEALEKGLKNDENLNVKFELVEMPQGNYAEKLNLLLLSGDIPDMIYFQGGDQQIADQDLLEDLTPHIEKSKYLKDSLEPWNEKRLENYPYLLWVKPLSQKTPVIRGDWFEKMKSSKVLAADPTIDNYYNFFKELKTNPPGGAGKPSYAFTAAGDLEELNAIFNMSFGITSSWLNSGGQFEHYKVSKQEKEKLAFYQKLYKEGLLDPGYITKEWDTKEKAFYDGEAGVIVGTAGKVIDIYNGKMMQTNGENTGVKVLPPAKGEGQGFGAADVTKEARGVAISSQSEKKELAFKILDYLASPKGQMIDRLGFEGEHYVVTDGKIDLTNTYYEQWFARFWEPSEFKPEMPLEKPLLGEAAEESLNMVNEFYKEDNLFILPEEYIANWDAMENLYKEYATDIITGKRPLEDFDAFVKEWNAAGGKEITEYANKQLK